A genome region from Deinococcus sp. KNUC1210 includes the following:
- a CDS encoding VF530 family DNA-binding protein has translation MTDPRPFRPPDPLHGVTLEMIVTRLADAYGWQELGRRIPIRCFQDNPSVQSSLKFLRKTPWARTKVEALYVELQQRQPNG, from the coding sequence ATGACCGACCCGCGCCCGTTTCGCCCGCCCGACCCTCTGCACGGCGTCACGCTTGAAATGATCGTCACGCGGCTGGCCGACGCCTACGGCTGGCAGGAACTGGGCCGCCGCATTCCGATCCGCTGCTTTCAGGACAATCCGAGCGTGCAGAGCAGCCTGAAATTTCTCCGCAAAACTCCGTGGGCTAGAACGAAGGTCGAGGCGCTGTACGTCGAATTGCAGCAGCGGCAGCCGAACGGTTGA
- a CDS encoding DUF4388 domain-containing protein, which translates to MLHADLTEFAFPAVLQMLLQGGCSGRVRVLGQREAEVWLRQGQVVQAGAMGRTGPQALELLGLINGGELNFEPGMDAPAPDLNTGRDSVLRQLMVDAGAWEPLLAIFSDWSMWPRFTPRWNPQQPVTRRQYRALSLVGTMSLEDMIRRSDLGARELLTLLEPFRQAGLIELVAPPSGQVTPR; encoded by the coding sequence ATGCTTCATGCCGATCTGACGGAGTTTGCCTTTCCAGCGGTGTTACAGATGTTGCTTCAGGGTGGATGCAGCGGGCGTGTGCGGGTGCTGGGCCAACGAGAGGCAGAAGTGTGGCTGCGTCAGGGTCAGGTAGTGCAGGCAGGTGCGATGGGGCGCACCGGGCCGCAGGCACTCGAACTGCTCGGCCTGATCAACGGCGGCGAGCTGAACTTTGAACCGGGCATGGACGCGCCCGCACCCGATCTGAACACCGGGCGCGACTCGGTGCTTCGGCAGCTGATGGTGGATGCTGGAGCCTGGGAACCGCTGCTGGCGATCTTCTCCGACTGGAGCATGTGGCCGCGCTTCACGCCGCGCTGGAATCCCCAGCAGCCGGTCACGCGCCGCCAGTACCGGGCGCTGTCGCTGGTCGGCACCATGAGCCTGGAAGATATGATCCGCCGTTCCGATCTGGGCGCACGCGAACTCCTGACGCTGCTGGAACCGTTTCGGCAGGCAGGCCTGATCGAGCTGGTCGCTCCGCCCAGCGGCCAGGTGACGCCGCGCTAG
- a CDS encoding alpha/beta fold hydrolase family protein → MTAYTLPESPSQRLSDEANPERCTPEQAAPRLQTITLFRDHPLLLDCGRPLSSVRVAYHTYGEAREDALLVTHALTGTSAVHEWWPTLFGPGKALDPRQSYIVCSNVLGGCAGTSGPAELDGTPLTLRDMVAVQRELLRVLGVRRVTVVGGSMGGMQVYEWLRSYPDLIERAVIIGAPARHSPWAIGLNTAQRNAIRLAPGGEGLKVARQIAMLSYRSPQSLGQTQAGESRRKPGVPAVETYLEYQGEKLAERFCEQSYCTLTEAMDRFSLSDAELSAIRTPVLVVGISSDVLYPCAEVQSFAELLPVSTYWELHSSHGHDAFLMDADTLNDTVKEYLTARLGA, encoded by the coding sequence ATGACTGCCTATACCCTGCCCGAATCACCTTCTCAGCGCCTGTCAGACGAAGCGAATCCCGAACGCTGTACGCCCGAACAAGCTGCGCCCCGCCTCCAGACCATCACGCTGTTCCGCGATCATCCGTTGCTGCTCGACTGTGGACGGCCCCTGAGTTCGGTGCGGGTGGCCTATCACACCTACGGCGAAGCCCGCGAAGACGCGCTGCTGGTCACGCACGCGCTCACCGGCACGAGCGCCGTGCACGAGTGGTGGCCCACGCTCTTCGGCCCCGGCAAAGCGCTCGACCCTCGCCAGTCCTACATCGTGTGCAGCAACGTGCTGGGCGGCTGTGCGGGCACCTCCGGCCCAGCTGAGCTGGACGGCACGCCCCTGACCCTGCGCGACATGGTGGCGGTGCAGCGCGAACTGCTGCGAGTGCTGGGTGTGCGCCGCGTTACGGTGGTGGGCGGCAGCATGGGCGGCATGCAGGTATACGAGTGGCTACGGTCATACCCGGACCTGATCGAGCGTGCCGTCATCATCGGCGCTCCGGCGCGGCATTCCCCGTGGGCCATCGGTCTGAACACCGCCCAGCGCAACGCGATCCGCCTGGCTCCCGGCGGAGAGGGCCTGAAGGTGGCGCGGCAGATCGCCATGCTCAGCTACCGCTCGCCGCAGAGCCTGGGGCAGACACAGGCGGGCGAAAGCCGCCGCAAACCGGGCGTGCCTGCCGTCGAAACATATCTGGAATATCAGGGCGAGAAGCTGGCCGAACGCTTCTGCGAACAGAGCTACTGCACGCTGACCGAGGCGATGGACCGGTTCAGCCTGAGCGACGCCGAGCTGAGCGCCATCCGCACGCCCGTGCTGGTGGTGGGCATCTCCAGTGACGTGCTGTATCCGTGTGCCGAGGTGCAGAGTTTTGCCGAGCTGCTGCCGGTGTCTACATACTGGGAACTGCACAGTTCACACGGCCACGACGCCTTTCTGATGGACGCCGATACCCTGAACGACACCGTGAAGGAGTATCTGACCGCTAGACTCGGAGCATGA
- a CDS encoding thioesterase family protein, which yields MTAPRLPLSAYPSTHLLPTRWADNDMYGHINNVAYYSYFDTAVNALLIAQGVLDPQQSSVIGLVVETGCQYFAPLSFPDTLTIGVGVERLGNSSVRYRLGVFRMQEEQPAAQGFFVHVYVDSRTRRPVTLPPELRTVLAQLVLKAPEEG from the coding sequence ATGACCGCGCCGCGCCTGCCGCTTTCCGCGTACCCCTCTACCCATCTGCTGCCGACCCGCTGGGCCGACAACGACATGTACGGCCACATCAACAACGTCGCCTATTACAGCTATTTCGACACGGCGGTCAATGCGCTGCTGATTGCACAGGGTGTCCTCGATCCGCAGCAGAGCAGCGTCATCGGGCTGGTGGTCGAGACGGGCTGCCAGTATTTCGCGCCACTCAGCTTTCCCGACACCCTGACCATCGGGGTGGGCGTCGAGCGGCTGGGAAACAGCAGCGTGCGCTACCGCCTGGGCGTCTTCCGGATGCAGGAGGAACAGCCTGCCGCCCAGGGATTTTTCGTGCATGTGTATGTGGACAGCCGCACCCGCCGCCCGGTGACGCTGCCGCCGGAATTGCGGACGGTGCTGGCGCAACTGGTGCTGAAGGCGCCGGAAGAAGGCTAG
- a CDS encoding DNA topoisomerase subunit B, which produces MTQSTDLQSSQPQSAAEYNASSISVLKGLEAVRKRPGMYVQGGTGVDGYHQLMTEIIDNAIDEGLGGFATEVTVTMHADGSATITDNGRGIPVDMMESEGRSAIEVIFTELHAGGKFGGGAYKVSGGLHGVGSSVVNALSTYLDVTVNKGGVLHHIRFERGEVTVPLEVVGATPDDVTWATRVSFHPDPEVFSEFDNSFDYDRIRRRLRELSYLTGLKIVVTDEREALHGGHVKQEIFHEQGGIANFARALVADDTKLLYDTPITMRGTHSGVEVEVSFIHANTYSSDNILTYANMIRTRDGGTPLTGFKTAYTRILNKYAQGKNMIKAGNPIPGGDDLLEGIYCVVSVKLGEPQFESQAKVKLLNSEAQTAVNAIVGEKFAEFLEENPKVGKIIVEKAAEAARAREAARKARDIIRRSNPLENDDLPGKLADCSSQDPAESELFIVEGNSAGGSAKGGRERRFQAILPLRGKILNVEKAELNKILKNAEIRSLIGAIGAGVEGTGDNMHFDLSNLRYHKIIIMTDADMDGGHITTLLLTFFYRYMRPIVEQGHLYIAQPPLYRIMVGRQSSGNKGTYLYAEDELKRHVAIANKEGKKYEIQRFKGLGEMNAEQLWETTMNPELRVLKRVNIEDLVDANSVFDALMGVDVAPRKLFIQENARFAEISI; this is translated from the coding sequence GTGACCCAATCAACCGACCTCCAGAGCAGTCAACCTCAGTCCGCCGCCGAATACAACGCCAGCAGTATCAGTGTCCTGAAAGGCCTGGAGGCAGTTCGTAAGCGCCCCGGCATGTACGTGCAGGGCGGCACCGGCGTGGACGGCTATCACCAGCTCATGACCGAAATCATCGACAACGCCATCGACGAGGGACTGGGCGGCTTTGCCACCGAAGTCACCGTGACGATGCATGCCGATGGCAGCGCGACGATCACCGACAACGGGCGCGGTATTCCCGTCGATATGATGGAAAGCGAGGGCCGCAGCGCCATCGAAGTGATTTTTACCGAACTGCACGCGGGCGGTAAGTTCGGCGGCGGCGCGTACAAGGTCTCGGGCGGTCTGCACGGCGTCGGATCGAGCGTGGTCAACGCACTGAGTACGTACCTCGACGTGACCGTCAACAAGGGCGGCGTGCTGCACCACATCCGGTTCGAGCGCGGTGAGGTGACGGTGCCGCTGGAGGTCGTGGGTGCGACGCCCGACGACGTGACCTGGGCCACCAGGGTCAGCTTTCACCCTGACCCCGAGGTGTTCAGCGAGTTCGACAACAGCTTCGATTACGACCGTATCCGCCGCCGTCTGCGTGAGCTGAGCTACCTGACCGGCCTGAAGATCGTCGTCACCGACGAGCGCGAGGCGCTGCACGGTGGGCACGTCAAGCAGGAGATCTTCCACGAGCAGGGCGGCATCGCCAACTTCGCCCGTGCGCTGGTCGCCGACGATACCAAGCTGCTGTACGACACTCCGATCACCATGCGCGGCACCCACAGCGGCGTCGAGGTCGAGGTGTCGTTCATTCACGCCAACACCTACAGCTCCGACAACATCCTGACCTACGCCAACATGATCCGCACCCGCGACGGCGGCACGCCCCTCACGGGCTTCAAGACCGCCTACACGCGCATCCTGAACAAGTACGCGCAGGGCAAGAACATGATCAAGGCCGGGAACCCGATTCCCGGTGGCGACGATCTGCTGGAAGGCATCTACTGCGTGGTGAGCGTCAAGCTGGGCGAGCCGCAGTTCGAGTCGCAGGCCAAAGTCAAGCTGCTGAATTCCGAGGCCCAGACCGCCGTCAACGCCATCGTGGGCGAGAAGTTCGCGGAGTTTCTCGAAGAGAACCCCAAGGTTGGCAAGATCATCGTCGAGAAGGCCGCCGAGGCTGCCCGCGCCCGTGAAGCGGCCCGTAAAGCCCGCGACATCATCCGGCGCAGCAATCCGCTGGAAAACGACGATCTGCCCGGCAAGCTGGCCGACTGCTCCAGCCAGGACCCTGCCGAGTCGGAACTGTTCATCGTCGAGGGAAACTCGGCGGGTGGCAGCGCCAAGGGTGGGCGTGAGCGCCGCTTCCAGGCGATCCTGCCGCTGCGAGGCAAGATTCTGAACGTCGAGAAGGCCGAGCTGAACAAGATCCTGAAGAACGCGGAAATCCGCAGTCTGATCGGGGCGATTGGAGCCGGCGTGGAAGGCACGGGCGACAATATGCACTTCGACCTGTCGAACCTGCGTTACCACAAGATCATCATCATGACCGACGCCGACATGGACGGTGGGCATATCACCACGCTGCTGCTGACGTTCTTCTACCGCTACATGCGGCCCATCGTCGAGCAGGGCCACCTGTATATCGCGCAGCCGCCGCTGTACCGCATCATGGTGGGCCGCCAGAGCAGTGGCAACAAGGGCACCTACCTGTACGCCGAAGACGAACTGAAGCGGCATGTGGCGATTGCCAACAAGGAAGGCAAGAAGTACGAGATTCAGCGCTTCAAGGGGCTGGGCGAGATGAACGCCGAGCAGCTCTGGGAAACGACCATGAATCCCGAACTGCGCGTGCTCAAGCGCGTGAACATCGAGGATCTGGTGGATGCCAACAGCGTCTTCGACGCCCTGATGGGTGTGGACGTGGCACCGCGCAAGCTCTTCATTCAGGAGAACGCCCGCTTTGCCGAGATCAGCATCTGA
- a CDS encoding SIS domain-containing protein produces the protein MSLFRFLTDLPGSYQGPTRALEGPFGLLGLGEASLAARLCEDFAPVTLAREGTQLLLNSPETQAAADDFAALSEVSGVQVQRAGAGEGSRFDLNTLAFLAPGGVLSTYHLAQFVAHATGHSAEAQQAEEVLRAVRERCVPEIEDGNPARELAWSLWGRAPLLLAPTGEGVLIEAFQMLLARVGKVLSVPVEHEPLYLLTGAFEAHHERGDGRLALILGEEDAEMALCRAVLETRIDEVLLVPYPVGHTGAEAGGYAGALGLWYFGAWVAAYLSEREGASCEDSPALKQVLGELVSAVPNDELN, from the coding sequence ATGAGCCTCTTCCGATTCCTTACCGATCTTCCCGGCAGCTACCAGGGGCCGACCCGTGCCCTGGAGGGTCCGTTTGGCCTGCTGGGTCTGGGTGAAGCCAGTCTGGCGGCCCGCCTCTGCGAAGACTTTGCCCCCGTGACACTGGCCCGCGAGGGCACCCAACTCCTGCTGAACAGCCCCGAGACTCAGGCCGCCGCCGACGATTTCGCGGCGCTGAGCGAGGTGAGCGGCGTGCAGGTGCAGCGGGCCGGAGCGGGTGAAGGGTCGCGCTTCGATCTGAATACCCTCGCTTTCCTGGCTCCGGGCGGCGTGCTCTCGACGTACCATCTGGCGCAGTTCGTAGCCCACGCCACCGGCCACAGCGCCGAGGCACAGCAGGCCGAGGAAGTGCTGCGGGCAGTGCGCGAACGCTGCGTGCCCGAAATCGAGGACGGCAATCCGGCCCGCGAGCTGGCCTGGAGCCTGTGGGGACGCGCTCCGCTGCTGCTGGCTCCAACCGGAGAGGGCGTGCTGATCGAGGCGTTTCAGATGCTGCTGGCCCGCGTGGGCAAGGTGCTGAGCGTGCCGGTGGAACACGAGCCGCTGTACCTGCTGACCGGGGCGTTTGAAGCGCACCATGAGCGCGGCGATGGTCGACTGGCCCTGATTCTGGGCGAGGAAGACGCAGAGATGGCGCTGTGCCGCGCTGTGCTGGAAACCCGCATCGACGAGGTGCTGCTGGTGCCGTACCCGGTGGGACACACGGGCGCGGAGGCAGGCGGCTACGCCGGGGCGCTGGGCCTGTGGTACTTCGGCGCGTGGGTGGCGGCCTATCTGTCCGAGCGCGAGGGGGCGAGTTGCGAGGACAGCCCGGCCCTGAAGCAGGTGCTGGGAGAACTGGTGAGCGCCGTGCCGAACGACGAGCTGAACTAG
- a CDS encoding ankyrin repeat domain-containing protein has product MSDTIMLFQAIQAGDAATVTDLIEARPDLLSAESPSGLSPLLFAAYYRKTQMAELLIELGAPVSPFEAAAAGSLRRLLPALAADPALLGDYSSDGFTLLGLSAFFGHLDVAAALLEQGAAADLPSHTMNVTPLGSAAAGNHVALCELLLNAGADPNAQQQGGFTPLLSAVQNGNLELLDLLIKRGADVSAVTADGRSALDLAQEGGQVAVIERLRAGE; this is encoded by the coding sequence ATGTCAGACACCATCATGCTCTTTCAGGCGATTCAGGCAGGTGACGCCGCTACCGTAACCGATCTGATCGAGGCGCGGCCTGATCTGCTGAGCGCCGAGAGTCCCAGCGGGCTTTCGCCCCTGCTGTTTGCGGCGTATTACCGCAAAACCCAGATGGCTGAACTGCTGATCGAACTGGGCGCACCCGTTTCGCCCTTCGAGGCCGCCGCTGCCGGGTCGCTGCGTCGCCTGTTGCCTGCCCTCGCTGCCGATCCCGCGCTGCTGGGCGATTACAGTTCCGACGGATTCACCCTGCTGGGGCTGAGCGCCTTCTTCGGGCATCTGGACGTGGCAGCGGCCCTGCTGGAACAGGGCGCCGCCGCCGATCTGCCCAGCCATACCATGAACGTGACGCCGCTCGGATCGGCGGCGGCAGGCAATCACGTGGCGCTGTGCGAACTGCTGCTGAACGCCGGAGCCGATCCCAATGCTCAACAGCAGGGGGGCTTTACGCCGCTGCTGAGCGCGGTTCAGAACGGCAATCTCGAACTCCTCGATCTGCTGATCAAGCGGGGAGCCGATGTGAGCGCCGTCACCGCCGACGGAAGATCGGCGCTCGATCTGGCACAGGAGGGCGGGCAGGTCGCCGTGATCGAACGCCTGAGGGCAGGCGAGTAA
- a CDS encoding non-heme iron oxygenase ferredoxin subunit, which yields MNEAVQSEQTALRGVQVGEVAALPEGSQTEVQVNGQSVVVICYEGRYYALRNNCTHKDFALLGGEVSMGRITCEKHGAKFELATGKAKVLPAVKPVKIFATRVEDGVVWVDAL from the coding sequence ATGAACGAAGCGGTACAGTCGGAACAAACAGCGCTGAGGGGCGTGCAGGTCGGTGAGGTGGCGGCGCTGCCCGAAGGCAGTCAGACCGAGGTGCAGGTCAATGGTCAGAGCGTGGTGGTCATCTGTTACGAGGGACGCTACTACGCCCTGAGAAACAACTGCACCCACAAGGATTTTGCGCTGCTGGGCGGCGAGGTCAGTATGGGCCGCATCACCTGCGAGAAACACGGCGCGAAGTTCGAGCTTGCCACCGGAAAGGCGAAGGTCCTGCCTGCAGTGAAACCGGTCAAGATTTTCGCCACCCGCGTGGAAGACGGTGTGGTGTGGGTAGACGCTCTGTAG
- a CDS encoding peptidylprolyl isomerase produces the protein MNRTVAIRVLLGLFAVLLIVALVFNFLPALSNLNSSASSGTPALKVNGETVTSQELDKIRTQNPVLGSASTGVLGDDFKTLIVDQQVLQVLLRQAAKDEKVDRSVVNDQVTQIRKQNNLTDNAAWTNALKSQGYGSDSAFREYVRSQLAIQAKAKAIQSAAPKPTDAQLKLYYTLNSASLLNDPKIVARAIVVADKTKADALLKQAQGGADFAQLATANSLENKDRGGALGPVENGAPRPVAQVALPTEVGTAAFAKTTGGLTDVVASGGKFYIVKVEKYIAAAPKTFEEAKSTITDAVTTQLKNQAIESWLDSLKQNVKIETVDPTWKFSNPTVAVVNGQNVPYAEAVSNMIANQQFSALLQQAPADQAAPLVNSFLKPTIVQQLIQQYAAPIIVKNQKIALAGTRAELLAGLNAYGARDVKVSDADVLAFYNSNQAQFKNPAKATVSEAVFKDKQQALAFRQDFKSGDFTAAASKAGATVSERGAVTEGDQKLNTALDKAVFATTRLQSAGEGSLSDVVENGGKFSLAYVTDLVKSSVKPLASVQDTIRTQLLAQKKSAAGTAFVTTQLKTIKTQDLLSKVLADQTKRVAVVKPTTPGSTPATTAPTTTPSTPANK, from the coding sequence GTGAACCGTACCGTCGCCATTCGCGTCCTGTTAGGACTTTTCGCCGTTTTGCTGATCGTCGCTCTGGTCTTTAATTTTCTGCCGGCCCTGAGCAACCTCAACAGCAGCGCCTCTTCGGGCACCCCCGCCCTGAAGGTCAACGGTGAGACCGTGACCTCTCAGGAACTCGACAAGATCCGGACCCAGAACCCGGTGCTGGGCAGCGCCAGTACGGGCGTGCTGGGCGACGACTTCAAGACTCTGATCGTCGATCAGCAGGTGCTTCAGGTGCTGCTGCGCCAGGCCGCCAAAGACGAGAAGGTCGACCGCTCGGTAGTGAACGATCAGGTCACGCAGATTCGCAAGCAGAACAACCTGACCGACAACGCCGCCTGGACGAATGCACTGAAATCGCAGGGCTACGGCAGCGATTCGGCGTTCCGCGAATACGTGCGCTCGCAGCTCGCCATTCAGGCCAAGGCCAAGGCGATTCAGTCTGCCGCCCCCAAGCCCACCGACGCGCAGCTCAAGCTGTACTACACCCTCAACTCGGCGTCGCTGCTGAACGATCCCAAGATCGTGGCGCGGGCCATCGTGGTGGCCGACAAGACTAAGGCCGACGCCCTGCTGAAGCAGGCGCAGGGCGGAGCCGACTTCGCGCAGCTCGCCACCGCGAACAGCCTGGAGAACAAGGACCGGGGCGGCGCACTCGGCCCCGTCGAGAACGGTGCACCTCGCCCGGTGGCCCAGGTGGCGTTGCCGACCGAGGTGGGCACGGCAGCCTTCGCCAAAACCACGGGCGGCCTGACCGATGTGGTCGCCAGCGGCGGCAAGTTCTACATCGTCAAGGTCGAGAAGTACATTGCGGCTGCACCCAAGACCTTTGAAGAGGCCAAATCGACCATCACCGACGCCGTGACCACCCAGCTGAAGAATCAGGCCATCGAGAGCTGGCTGGACAGCCTGAAGCAGAACGTCAAGATCGAGACGGTCGATCCGACCTGGAAATTCAGCAACCCGACGGTGGCCGTGGTGAACGGTCAGAACGTGCCCTACGCCGAGGCCGTGTCGAACATGATCGCCAACCAGCAGTTCAGCGCCCTGCTGCAACAGGCTCCGGCCGATCAGGCCGCGCCGCTGGTCAACAGCTTCCTGAAGCCCACCATCGTGCAGCAGCTCATTCAGCAGTACGCCGCCCCGATCATCGTGAAAAATCAGAAGATCGCGCTGGCAGGCACCCGCGCCGAACTGCTGGCGGGCCTGAACGCCTACGGTGCCCGTGACGTGAAGGTCAGCGACGCCGACGTCCTGGCGTTCTACAACAGCAATCAGGCGCAGTTCAAGAACCCTGCCAAGGCCACCGTGTCGGAAGCCGTGTTCAAGGACAAGCAGCAGGCACTGGCCTTCCGTCAGGATTTCAAGAGCGGCGACTTTACCGCTGCCGCCAGCAAGGCCGGAGCCACCGTCTCGGAGCGCGGCGCTGTGACCGAGGGCGACCAGAAGCTGAACACCGCGCTCGACAAGGCCGTCTTTGCCACCACCCGCCTCCAGAGCGCCGGAGAGGGCAGCCTGAGCGACGTGGTCGAGAACGGCGGCAAGTTCTCGCTGGCCTACGTCACCGATCTGGTCAAGTCGAGCGTGAAGCCGCTTGCCAGCGTACAGGACACCATCCGCACGCAGCTGCTGGCGCAGAAGAAGTCGGCAGCGGGCACGGCCTTCGTGACGACCCAGCTCAAGACCATCAAGACTCAGGATCTGCTGAGCAAGGTGCTGGCCGACCAGACCAAGCGCGTGGCTGTGGTCAAGCCGACCACGCCGGGCAGCACGCCCGCCACGACCGCGCCTACCACCACCCCCAGCACACCCGCAAACAAGTAA